A portion of the Flavobacterium limnophilum genome contains these proteins:
- a CDS encoding RrF2 family transcriptional regulator, whose amino-acid sequence MFSKTCEYGIRAAIFIASESYQDKRVGLKDIAQKIDSPEAFTAKILQILARNKIVNSIKGVGGGFEIPKKKMKKINMTQIVKAIDGDVVFTGCGLGLSKCSDEHPCPAHFKFETIRTELATMLENTNLEELALGVVSGETFLRYSATQL is encoded by the coding sequence ATGTTTTCAAAAACGTGTGAGTACGGAATTCGCGCTGCCATTTTTATAGCGTCAGAATCCTATCAAGACAAAAGAGTAGGCCTAAAGGATATCGCCCAAAAAATTGATTCCCCAGAGGCTTTTACTGCCAAAATTCTACAAATTCTGGCTCGAAACAAGATTGTCAATTCCATAAAAGGCGTTGGCGGCGGGTTTGAAATCCCCAAAAAGAAGATGAAAAAAATCAACATGACACAAATCGTGAAGGCCATAGATGGCGACGTGGTTTTTACGGGTTGTGGTTTGGGTTTAAGCAAATGCTCTGACGAACATCCTTGTCCGGCCCACTTCAAATTTGAAACTATCCGAACTGAACTGGCCACAATGCTGGAGAACACCAATCTTGAAGAACTGGCATTGGGCGTCGTGTCTGGCGAAACTTTTTTGAGATATTCCGCAACGCAATTGTAG
- a CDS encoding anaerobic ribonucleoside-triphosphate reductase activating protein, which yields MACILWFAGCNMRCLYCYNPEIVQGKGTISFEKAISFLLSRKNLLDAVVFSGGECVMHKNFIPFVTEVKKLGFLVKIDTNGSSPEAMQELLFQQLVNYVALDFKAPKSKFKAVTKSDLYEPFEKTLDLILKAKIPFEVRTTFHSDLLTEEDLAAMVHFLETKNYVGNYYIQYFRNNVNTLGKLERSNNKIDSKKLSTPTIKIILRE from the coding sequence ATGGCCTGCATACTTTGGTTTGCAGGCTGTAATATGCGGTGTTTGTATTGCTATAATCCCGAAATTGTTCAAGGAAAAGGAACGATTTCTTTTGAAAAAGCCATATCCTTCCTGCTTTCGCGAAAAAACTTGCTGGATGCCGTGGTCTTCAGTGGAGGCGAATGCGTGATGCACAAAAATTTTATTCCGTTTGTTACCGAAGTCAAAAAGTTGGGTTTTTTGGTAAAAATCGACACCAACGGAAGTTCGCCTGAGGCGATGCAAGAATTGCTGTTCCAGCAACTCGTCAATTATGTGGCCTTGGATTTCAAGGCGCCAAAATCCAAATTCAAAGCCGTAACAAAATCAGATTTATACGAACCTTTCGAAAAAACACTGGATTTGATATTGAAAGCCAAAATCCCTTTTGAGGTTCGCACTACTTTTCATTCTGATTTGTTGACCGAGGAAGATTTGGCAGCCATGGTTCATTTTTTGGAAACCAAGAACTATGTGGGCAATTATTACATTCAATATTTCAGAAACAACGTCAACACTCTGGGCAAACTGGAGCGTTCCAACAATAAAATCGACAGTAAAAAACTATCGACACCAACCATAAAAATTATTCTGAGAGAATAA
- the nrdD gene encoding anaerobic ribonucleoside-triphosphate reductase — translation MNAKNNKYLEENQHLRTKCLVYTRVMGYHRPVESFNIGKKGEHKQRTHFSEGKC, via the coding sequence ATGAATGCAAAAAACAATAAATATCTAGAAGAAAATCAACATTTGAGAACCAAATGCCTGGTTTACACAAGAGTTATGGGCTACCACAGACCGGTAGAAAGTTTTAACATTGGTAAAAAAGGAGAACACAAACAACGCACCCATTTCAGTGAAGGAAAATGTTAG
- a CDS encoding ribonucleoside triphosphate reductase, whose amino-acid sequence MEKYVIKRNGDYKPFENFKIEDAIAKSFSSATTPFDESIFENVIKGLQAKDTWAVEEIQDLIEKSLFEKEYFEVMRSFMLYRHTRKLQREHIEGLNEDTTYVDSSQTISEYIEQTDWRINANANTSYSNAGLVNNVAGKIIANYWLDKVYTKEEGYAHRNGDIHIHDLDCLTGYCAGWSLRVLLNEGFNGVRGRVESKAPSHFREALGQMANFLGILQSEWAGAQAFSSFDTYLAPYVFKDDLSFDDVLKAVRSFVYNLNVPARWGQSPFTNITLDWIVPEDLKTQIPTKNDYHFFENNFNHDLLVRAQERGVAKVTDLRYEHFQKEMNLINKAYYTVMTEGDANGQPFTFPIPTVNITEEFDWDGENTDLLFENTAKIGSSYFQNFIGSQYKLDEDGNKVENENAYKPNAVRSMCCRLQLDLRELLKRGNGLFGSAEMTGSIGVVTINMARLGYLYRGNEAELYKQLDKLLYIAKSTLEKKRVFIQEMYDRGLYPYTKRYLQHFRNHFSTIGVNGINEMIVNFTGKQDTVTSTTGIEFASALLDHIRGRMKEFQESTGNLYNLEATPAEGTTYRFAKEDKKRFPNIHQAGQEENIYYTNSSQIPADHTEDPFEALLLQDELQCKYTGGTVLHLYMSEKISSPEACKQFVKKVLSSFKLPYITVTPVFSICPVHGYLNGEHEFCPKCDDTLIKLDEKNLKTIN is encoded by the coding sequence ATGGAAAAGTACGTCATCAAAAGAAACGGGGATTACAAACCGTTTGAAAATTTTAAAATAGAAGATGCTATCGCAAAAAGTTTCAGCAGCGCCACCACGCCATTTGATGAAAGTATTTTTGAAAACGTAATCAAAGGATTGCAAGCCAAGGACACATGGGCGGTGGAAGAAATCCAGGATTTAATCGAAAAAAGTCTTTTTGAAAAAGAATATTTCGAAGTGATGCGCTCTTTTATGCTGTATCGCCACACCCGTAAATTGCAACGGGAACACATTGAAGGCTTGAACGAAGACACCACTTATGTCGACAGTTCGCAAACCATTTCCGAATATATCGAGCAAACGGATTGGCGCATCAACGCCAATGCAAATACCTCCTATTCGAATGCCGGTTTGGTAAACAATGTAGCCGGAAAAATCATTGCCAATTATTGGCTGGACAAGGTTTATACCAAAGAAGAAGGTTATGCACATCGAAACGGCGATATCCACATTCACGATTTAGATTGCTTGACCGGCTATTGCGCCGGTTGGAGTTTGCGTGTTTTGCTCAACGAAGGTTTCAACGGAGTTCGCGGTCGTGTCGAAAGCAAGGCACCTTCTCATTTCCGTGAAGCTTTGGGACAAATGGCCAATTTCTTGGGGATTTTGCAAAGCGAATGGGCTGGCGCACAAGCTTTCAGTTCGTTCGATACTTATTTAGCTCCTTATGTTTTCAAGGATGATTTGTCTTTTGACGATGTCTTGAAAGCCGTTCGAAGCTTCGTTTACAACTTGAATGTTCCGGCTCGTTGGGGGCAATCGCCTTTCACGAACATCACTTTGGACTGGATTGTGCCGGAAGATTTGAAAACCCAAATCCCGACGAAAAACGATTACCATTTTTTCGAAAACAATTTCAATCATGATCTTTTGGTTCGAGCCCAAGAACGCGGCGTTGCCAAAGTGACCGATTTGCGTTACGAGCATTTTCAAAAGGAAATGAACCTCATCAACAAAGCGTATTATACGGTAATGACCGAAGGAGATGCCAACGGACAGCCTTTCACCTTCCCGATTCCGACGGTAAACATTACCGAAGAATTTGATTGGGATGGCGAAAACACCGACTTGCTTTTCGAAAATACCGCAAAAATAGGCTCCTCTTATTTCCAAAATTTCATCGGAAGCCAATATAAACTAGATGAGGACGGCAATAAAGTGGAAAATGAAAATGCCTACAAGCCCAATGCCGTTCGCAGTATGTGTTGTCGCTTGCAACTCGATTTGCGCGAATTATTGAAACGTGGAAACGGCCTTTTTGGAAGTGCCGAAATGACGGGAAGCATTGGAGTCGTGACCATCAACATGGCGCGATTGGGTTATTTATATAGAGGAAACGAAGCCGAACTATACAAACAACTGGACAAGCTACTGTATATCGCCAAATCGACCTTGGAGAAAAAACGCGTGTTCATCCAGGAAATGTACGACCGAGGATTGTATCCGTACACCAAACGTTATTTGCAACATTTCAGAAACCACTTTTCGACCATTGGCGTGAACGGAATCAACGAAATGATTGTTAATTTTACGGGAAAACAGGACACGGTAACTTCAACTACGGGAATCGAATTTGCTTCAGCCCTTTTAGACCATATTCGTGGTCGAATGAAAGAATTCCAGGAATCCACAGGAAACTTATACAATCTCGAAGCCACGCCAGCCGAGGGAACCACCTATCGTTTTGCCAAAGAAGACAAAAAACGTTTTCCAAATATTCACCAAGCAGGACAAGAAGAAAACATCTATTACACCAATAGTTCCCAGATTCCGGCAGATCATACCGAAGACCCTTTTGAGGCCTTGCTTTTACAAGACGAATTGCAATGCAAATACACTGGCGGAACCGTTTTACACTTGTACATGAGCGAAAAAATAAGTTCGCCAGAAGCTTGCAAACAGTTTGTCAAAAAAGTGTTGTCCAGCTTTAAATTGCCTTACATCACGGTAACGCCGGTATTCAGTATCTGCCCCGTTCACGGTTATTTGAACGGCGAACACGAGTTTTGTCCAAAATGTGATGACACTTTAATTAAACTGGACGAAAAAAACTTAAAAACGATCAATTAA
- the ric gene encoding iron-sulfur cluster repair di-iron protein: MGKNTIGNFVAQDFRTAAIFSKYGIDFCCKGERTLEEVCKIKNLNEANLLEELNTVMDLKNDYGIDFNSWPLDLLVVYIEKTHHRFVEQKTPVIIQYLDKLCNVHGNNHPELFQINELFLRSAGELAQHMKKEELILFPFIKEMMGATKSHDSVDPPHFGTVNNPIKMMMEEHDNEGERFKKIAVLTNNYTPPEDACNTYRVTYAMLEEFEQDLHKHIHLESNILFPKAKALEKFFSDKE, encoded by the coding sequence TTGGGAAAAAACACTATTGGTAACTTTGTCGCACAAGACTTCAGGACAGCGGCCATCTTTTCAAAATATGGAATTGATTTTTGCTGCAAAGGAGAACGAACCCTTGAAGAAGTCTGCAAAATAAAGAACCTAAATGAAGCCAATTTATTGGAAGAATTGAACACTGTAATGGATTTAAAAAACGACTATGGAATAGACTTTAATTCTTGGCCACTAGATTTATTGGTGGTTTATATCGAGAAAACCCACCACCGATTTGTAGAACAAAAAACTCCGGTAATCATTCAATATTTGGATAAATTATGCAACGTTCACGGAAACAATCACCCTGAATTGTTCCAAATCAACGAATTATTCTTGAGAAGCGCTGGCGAATTGGCACAACACATGAAAAAAGAGGAATTGATTTTGTTTCCGTTCATCAAAGAAATGATGGGAGCCACGAAAAGTCATGATTCGGTCGATCCTCCACATTTTGGAACCGTAAACAATCCCATCAAGATGATGATGGAAGAACACGACAATGAAGGCGAACGTTTCAAAAAAATTGCAGTCTTGACCAATAATTACACGCCACCGGAAGATGCCTGCAATACCTATAGAGTAACGTATGCCATGCTAGAAGAGTTTGAGCAAGATTTACACAAACACATCCATTTGGAAAGCAATATTTTGTTTCCAAAAGCAAAAGCGTTAGAGAAATTCTTCTCGGACAAAGAATAA
- a CDS encoding DUF438 domain-containing protein, whose protein sequence is MSETLNTTSLPEGHPVSVYYQEKEIINILLGELLAVDAKTELQKYTNIFNQLQTIEKRFARKENQLFPFLEKKGWNGPSQGMWSFHDNLREQFRLLRKNMDAKDFDKINSDTPFLVDGINRLMNTEDMVLFPNSLNMLSEEDWIAMRKGEEEIGWMLPETPASFPAVEYIHPSQDFTKREMTFSLENTSHYDEGYMTVEQVNLLFKTMPLDLTFVDENDKVIFYNRGDERVFPRSAGIIGREVKFCHPPKSVGTVLKIIESFKNGTQNEASFWINFKERLIYIRYFAVRDADKNYRGVIEISQDITDIKKIEGEQRLLDWE, encoded by the coding sequence ATGAGTGAGACCTTAAATACAACTTCACTTCCCGAAGGACATCCGGTGAGTGTTTATTATCAAGAAAAAGAAATCATCAATATACTTTTAGGAGAATTGTTGGCAGTGGATGCCAAAACAGAATTGCAGAAATACACGAATATTTTCAACCAGCTCCAAACCATAGAAAAACGATTTGCTCGAAAAGAAAACCAACTTTTTCCTTTTTTGGAAAAGAAGGGATGGAATGGGCCTTCGCAGGGAATGTGGTCTTTTCATGATAACTTGAGGGAACAATTCCGGTTGTTGCGCAAAAATATGGATGCCAAGGACTTTGACAAAATTAATTCGGACACGCCTTTTTTAGTCGATGGAATTAATCGATTGATGAATACCGAAGACATGGTTTTGTTTCCCAATTCCTTGAATATGCTCTCTGAAGAAGATTGGATTGCGATGCGAAAAGGCGAAGAAGAAATTGGTTGGATGCTCCCGGAAACGCCTGCTTCTTTCCCGGCCGTGGAATACATTCACCCAAGTCAGGATTTTACCAAAAGAGAAATGACATTTTCTTTGGAAAACACTTCACATTATGACGAAGGTTACATGACGGTGGAGCAAGTAAATTTGCTGTTTAAAACGATGCCTTTGGATTTAACTTTTGTGGATGAAAACGACAAAGTGATTTTCTATAATCGTGGCGACGAACGTGTTTTTCCTAGAAGTGCCGGAATCATTGGTCGTGAAGTGAAGTTTTGCCATCCGCCAAAAAGTGTGGGGACGGTGCTCAAAATCATAGAAAGTTTCAAAAATGGTACTCAAAACGAAGCTTCATTCTGGATTAATTTCAAGGAACGCCTGATTTACATCCGTTATTTTGCCGTGCGCGATGCCGACAAAAACTACAGAGGCGTGATCGAAATCTCGCAAGACATCACCGATATCAAGAAAATTGAAGGTGAACAACGATTGTTGGATTGGGAATAG
- the nrfH gene encoding cytochrome c nitrite reductase small subunit, whose translation MKAKWIRRMYPPPEWRPGVILLIGIVIGLGFYMLSIANVASYASDNPKACINCHVMNTEYATWLTSSHSKRATCNDCHVPHNNVFNKYFFKAKDGLYHSYVYTTRTEPEAIIMHEPGQKVVQQNCIRCHDRQLKNPKQSSLMVDYDVHRTDRKCWDCHREVPHGRTKSLSTSSMLGKKSEEGDARMPAWLSKQLEDKKEKVENKATK comes from the coding sequence ATGAAAGCGAAATGGATAAGGAGAATGTACCCGCCACCCGAATGGAGACCAGGGGTAATATTGCTGATAGGAATCGTCATAGGATTGGGCTTTTACATGTTGAGTATTGCCAATGTTGCTTCCTATGCTTCGGACAATCCAAAAGCTTGCATCAATTGTCATGTCATGAATACGGAATATGCTACTTGGCTAACTTCTTCACATAGCAAAAGGGCTACTTGCAACGATTGTCACGTGCCGCACAACAATGTGTTCAATAAATATTTTTTCAAGGCAAAAGATGGCTTGTACCACTCCTATGTCTATACCACCCGAACCGAACCCGAAGCCATAATCATGCACGAACCGGGCCAGAAAGTGGTGCAGCAAAACTGCATTCGCTGCCATGACAGACAATTGAAAAATCCAAAACAATCTAGTTTGATGGTTGATTATGATGTGCATAGAACCGACAGAAAATGTTGGGACTGCCATCGTGAGGTGCCCCACGGCAGAACAAAAAGTTTGTCAACCTCGTCGATGCTGGGAAAAAAATCAGAAGAAGGCGATGCAAGAATGCCTGCCTGGCTTTCGAAACAACTGGAAGACAAAAAAGAAAAAGTAGAAAATAAAGCAACTAAATAA
- the nrfA gene encoding ammonia-forming cytochrome c nitrite reductase, producing the protein MDPIKKRNIRNWAFLVGTILIVFVLGILATSIIERKYESSYAGLEKKDIKQNDPRNAVWGEQFPQQYESYMATEDTTFKSMYNGSAMIDELKDDPKLVILWAGYAFAKDYNQSRGHAYAIKDVRNSLRPGNLYPTDTAKGLPGTCWTCKSPDVPRYMAEKGVAEFYKTSFEKLGPEIVNPIGCGDCHDSKTMNLTITRPALVEAYINQGKDIKKATHNEMRSLVCAQCHVEYYFDKKNVKNPKVPYLTFPWTKGMTAENIEKYYDEKEFKDWVHPISKAKMIKAQHPDYETYTTGIHAKKGVSCADCHMPYKTEGGTKFTDHHIQSPLNNIQNSCQVCHRDDANSLIDDVYTRQKSIKENVISLEENLVKAHIEAGAAWKLGAKEAQMKDILMDIRHAQWRWDYATAGHGASFHAPVEIGRTVSSGLAIALDARVKLARLLASLGQKNPVAMPDISTKAKAQAFIGLNMAKLKADKEKWKKEILPTWDAKAKVRESKYGK; encoded by the coding sequence ATGGATCCTATTAAAAAAAGAAACATAAGAAATTGGGCATTTCTTGTAGGCACAATACTAATCGTGTTTGTGTTGGGCATATTGGCCACATCAATTATCGAAAGAAAATATGAATCAAGTTATGCTGGTTTAGAAAAGAAAGACATCAAACAAAACGATCCAAGAAATGCTGTTTGGGGAGAACAATTTCCGCAACAATATGAAAGTTACATGGCTACCGAAGATACCACCTTCAAGAGCATGTATAACGGAAGTGCCATGATTGACGAACTCAAGGATGATCCAAAATTGGTCATTCTATGGGCTGGTTACGCTTTTGCCAAAGACTACAACCAGAGTAGGGGTCACGCCTATGCCATCAAGGATGTTCGAAACAGTCTTCGTCCGGGCAATTTATATCCAACGGATACCGCCAAAGGATTGCCGGGTACTTGCTGGACTTGCAAAAGCCCCGATGTACCTCGTTATATGGCCGAAAAAGGTGTTGCCGAGTTTTATAAAACTTCTTTCGAAAAATTGGGTCCCGAAATTGTAAATCCAATTGGTTGTGGAGATTGTCACGATTCTAAAACCATGAATCTAACCATCACTCGTCCCGCATTGGTAGAAGCCTACATTAATCAAGGTAAGGACATCAAAAAAGCAACTCATAATGAAATGCGCTCCCTAGTTTGTGCGCAATGTCACGTGGAATATTATTTTGATAAAAAAAATGTCAAAAACCCGAAAGTTCCCTATTTGACATTCCCTTGGACAAAAGGAATGACCGCAGAAAATATAGAGAAATATTATGATGAAAAAGAGTTTAAAGATTGGGTACATCCAATAAGTAAAGCCAAAATGATTAAAGCACAACATCCGGATTATGAAACGTACACAACCGGTATTCACGCCAAAAAAGGAGTTTCTTGTGCCGATTGCCACATGCCTTACAAAACGGAAGGGGGAACCAAATTTACGGATCATCACATTCAATCGCCATTAAACAATATTCAAAATTCTTGTCAAGTTTGTCATAGAGACGATGCTAATTCTTTGATAGATGATGTTTATACCCGTCAGAAAAGCATCAAGGAAAACGTGATTTCTTTGGAAGAAAACTTGGTGAAAGCCCATATCGAAGCCGGAGCAGCCTGGAAATTGGGAGCTAAAGAAGCCCAAATGAAAGATATTCTAATGGACATCCGTCACGCACAATGGCGTTGGGATTACGCCACTGCCGGACACGGAGCTTCATTTCACGCTCCAGTGGAAATTGGCAGAACCGTTTCATCCGGTCTAGCCATTGCATTGGATGCCCGTGTTAAATTGGCAAGATTGTTGGCCAGTTTAGGTCAGAAAAATCCAGTGGCGATGCCTGATATTTCGACCAAGGCAAAAGCCCAAGCCTTTATTGGTTTGAATATGGCTAAACTGAAAGCCGACAAAGAAAAATGGAAAAAAGAAATTCTTCCTACTTGGGATGCTAAAGCAAAGGTGAGAGAAAGCAAATATGGCAAATAA